In the genome of Colletes latitarsis isolate SP2378_abdomen chromosome 9, iyColLati1, whole genome shotgun sequence, one region contains:
- the Apd-3l gene encoding apidermin 3 like, with protein MKAFLVFTCLAVATVRAGIAHGGGIALAGGHGGIGYGGIGGLGIGRGLGGIASGASLTGGLAAGAGTANALQQSGASSLGSGGLGVNYAAGAASAAGAAGVQQIVSGGVLGGRADIGSAEGPKANVGPQTGPSDLVGPQEGAKSVGGPRTGPSSLIGAAAGPTTVLGSSGGTATIVGPSQGTANLVGPSSGGVNFWAGSGNVNGDDGSSGAAAAAAPAAALGGGALGGGALGLGGAGAIAVVGGGAGGIAGGLGGHDGGVAVINGPSGAIHAGLGSHGAIIPGVLGKY; from the exons ATGAAGGCCTTT CTTGTGTTCACCTGTCTGGCAGTAGCGACGGTACGCGCCGGAATTGCCCATGGTGGTGGCATTGCTCTTGCCGGAGGTCATGGCGGCATTGGCTATGGAGGAATCGGAGGCCTGGGCATCGGCAGAGGTTTGGGAGGAATTGCCAGTGGCGCTAGTCTGACTGGAGGACTTGCCGCGGGTGCGGGTACCGCGAACGCTCTCCAACAGAGCGGTGCGTCCAGCTTGGGATCCGGTGGACTCGGTGTCAACTATGCCGCTGGAGCCGCGTCGGCGGCTGGAGCTGCTGGTGTACAACAGATCGTATCTGGTG GAGTGCTCGGAGGCAGGGCTGACATTGGCTCCGCCGAAGGACCCAAGGCTAACGTTGGACCCCAGACCGGACCCTCTGACCTGGTTGGACCCCAAGAAGGAGCCAAGAGCGTAGGTGGACCCCGTACCGGACCATCCAGTCTGATCGGTGCCGCTGCTGGCCCCACCACCGTCCTTGGTAGCTCCGGTGGTACCGCCACCATTGTTGGACCATCTCAGGGTACGGCTAACCTGGTCGGACCATCCAGCGGTGGTGTCAACTTCTGGGCTGGAAGCGGAAACGTGAACGGTGACGACGGTAGCTCtggtgctgctgctgctgccgcGCCCGCCGCTGCTCTCGGCGGTGGTGCTCTTGGCGGTGGTGCTCTTGGTCTCGGTGGCGCTG GTGCCATCGCTGTCGTTGGTGGTGGAGCAGGAGGCATCGCTGGTGGACTCGGCGGACACGACGGTGGTGTTGCTGTGATCAACGGACCGTCTGGCGCCATCCACGCCGGACTCGGCTCCCACGGAGCCATCATCCCCGGGGTACTCGGCAAGTACTAG